The Candidatus Thermoplasmatota archaeon nucleotide sequence TGATGTTGCGTTGCGCAATAAGAGTATAAAAGCATTGCAGGAAACAATAAATTTTGCAGAGCAGTTAGGTATAAAGCATATTATTATCCATCCAGGCGGTATTTCCCTAAAACCATTAGATAAATCGCAATTACTAAAAAATTTAAAAAAATCTTTATCAGAATTAAACTACAAGCATTTCTGGCTTGAAAACATGCCTTGGTTTTACTGGCTTGAAAACGGCAAGTTAGCCAAAAGCCATATTTGCGTCGAAGCAACCGATTTTACCGAACTTATAGATGAAATAGAAGGCATAACATTTGATTTATGTCATGCGTATCTCTCTACAAAAGAAGGCGGTAATGATAAACTTAATTATATGACAGACCAGCTCAAAAATTATATTAAACATATACATGTTTCAGATGCAAGAGCGCCTTATCATGAAGGATTGCAGATAGGAATTGGTGATATTGATTTTAGAATTATGAAAGAGCTACCTTCTGGTATAGGAATAGTACCTGAGATAGAGAACGGATATGAAAATGACGGATTGGGATTTAAAATAGCATTGGAAAAATTAAAGTATATTGTAAAATCTTTGTAGTGAACATATGACAGAAAAGAAGATTGTAACTGCTTTGGTAACTGGCGGCGCAGGTTTCTTGGGCTCTCATTTGTGTGACTACCTTATAGAAAAAAATAGAAGAGTAATTTGTGTAGATAATTTAGGAAGCGGAAGAGAAGAAAACATCGAACATTTGATCAAAAATAAAAATTTTAAATTTATCAATCATGATATTACAAAACCACTAAAAATAAAAGAAGAAATTAACGAGATTTATCATTTAGCTTCAAGAGCCTCGCCTGTAGATTTTCCTAAACATCCTATTGAAATATTACTCACGAATAGTCTAGGTACTTATAATATGCTTAATTTAGCAAAAGAGAAAAAAGCAAAATTTCTGTTTGCATCTAGTAGCGAGGTTTACGGCAATCCAAAAGAGCATCCTCAGAAAGAAAGTTATTGGGGCAATGTAAATCCCATAGGTATAAGGAGTTGTTATGATGAAAGCAAGAGGTTTGGAGAAGCGCTGTGTATGAGCTACTTCAGAAAGTATAATTCGGATGTGAGAATTGTAAGGATCTTCAATACTTACGGGCCGAGAATGAGAGAAGATGATGGTAGAGTTGTATCTAATTTTATCGTTCAAGCACTGAGTAATAAGCCAATCACTGTATATGGAAATGGCGTTCAGACAAGAAGTTTTTGCTATGTCTCTGATCTGATAGAAGGGATCTACCGAATGATGCAAGCTGAAAAAATTAATTCTGAAGAAGATCGAATTGTAAATCTTGGTAACCCAAAAGAGATAACAATTCTAGAGCTTGCAAATAAAGTCAAAGAACTCACAAACACAAACTCAAAGATTGTATTTGCAGCATTGCCTAAAGATGAACCTCTACGAAGGAAACCTGATATAAGCAAAGCACAGAAATTACTTGGCTGGGAGCCGAAAATAAGTTTGGACGAAGGGCTAAAAATTACGATCGAATTTTATCAGATCAGTAAAATATTCACGCGAAATCTGCTTTGTTGCACAATTAAGCGATTTTTAGTCTTTCACTTAATCTGAGTTTATATTTTTAGATTTTCTGTGTGCGGAACATTCCGTGTTGGTGAAATTTTCTGATTTTTAGAGCCTTAAAGCCAGAAATTTAATCTTTTTTGAGACCGTTTTTACAGAACGCGTAGCGGGAGGATTTCTAGTCTTCCCTAAGAGAGCTACGCGTCCCACCAATCTGGTGGGATTATATTAGCGTATGCTCTCTTAAAATTTTGGATGTTTCAAAATTTAGCATTGATAGCGTAAGCTATCGGTGTAGAAATAGCCATAAGAGGCAAAAAAGAGAGGTAAAAAAAATGCAAATATTTGTTGGCGTAAATGGTCTCTACGCTATGCCGGATCTAGTGAAGGACTTT carries:
- a CDS encoding sugar phosphate isomerase/epimerase family protein, which translates into the protein MSFLFGVKAGWYDVYTMLKLNVDLVEIFIGKRDLIEYNDKTIEIFTGVLENYNVNAVVHAPEYYEDFLVDIASTDVALRNKSIKALQETINFAEQLGIKHIIIHPGGISLKPLDKSQLLKNLKKSLSELNYKHFWLENMPWFYWLENGKLAKSHICVEATDFTELIDEIEGITFDLCHAYLSTKEGGNDKLNYMTDQLKNYIKHIHVSDARAPYHEGLQIGIGDIDFRIMKELPSGIGIVPEIENGYENDGLGFKIALEKLKYIVKSL
- a CDS encoding SDR family oxidoreductase; the encoded protein is MTEKKIVTALVTGGAGFLGSHLCDYLIEKNRRVICVDNLGSGREENIEHLIKNKNFKFINHDITKPLKIKEEINEIYHLASRASPVDFPKHPIEILLTNSLGTYNMLNLAKEKKAKFLFASSSEVYGNPKEHPQKESYWGNVNPIGIRSCYDESKRFGEALCMSYFRKYNSDVRIVRIFNTYGPRMREDDGRVVSNFIVQALSNKPITVYGNGVQTRSFCYVSDLIEGIYRMMQAEKINSEEDRIVNLGNPKEITILELANKVKELTNTNSKIVFAALPKDEPLRRKPDISKAQKLLGWEPKISLDEGLKITIEFYQISKIFTRNLLCCTIKRFLVFHLI